From one Solanum stenotomum isolate F172 chromosome 12, ASM1918654v1, whole genome shotgun sequence genomic stretch:
- the LOC125846591 gene encoding endoglucanase 5 — MGISSKLQVISVLLVGLLALEAVSYNFNYGDAMDKTLLFFEAQRSGKLPPNQRVKWRGDSGLKDGFLQGVNLVGGYYDAGDHVKFGLPMAYSLTMLGWSVVDYRKEIADLNQMGNTLAAIKWGTDYFIKAHTQPNVLWAQVGDGDSDHYCWERAEDMTTPRTAYKLDPSHPGSDLAGEAAAALAAASLAFKPYDSSYSNLLLVHAKQLFSFADTFRGLYDDSIPNAQAFYTSSGYSDELLWAAAWLYRATYDEYYLKYVVDNAVSLGGTGWAVKEFSWDNKYAGVQILLTKILLDGAGGSYTPTLKQYQAKADYFTCACLQKNDGYNVALTPGGLIYVREWNNLQYASSAAFLLAMYSDYLSEKKIVLTCPEGQVQPSDVLSFAKSQADYILGKNPKAISYLVGYGQNYPIHVHHRGASIAPISVLHTAVSCIEGFETWYRRPQANPNIIHGALLGGPSKTDDFSDDRSNYEQTEPTLSGSAPLIGLFVKLQSLSGYPGSYRHTSPTPYQKPPASYHPQPSTPYYKAPGSSNYKAPGAPVTFLHSIISTWTIGPTTYYKHRVVVKNTSQKQITNLKFIIENLSGSLWGLSPCPEKNTYELPQWIKILKPGSELTFVYVQGGAQAKVSIKSYH; from the exons atgggaaTATCATCAAAGTTACAAGTTATTTCTGTGTTGTTAGTTGGCCTACTGGCTTTGGAGGCTGTGTCTTATAATTTTAACTATGGAGATGCCATGGACAAAACCTTGCTATTCTTTGAGGCACAAAGGTCTGGAAAATTGCCACCGAATCAACGTGTCAAATGGCGCGGCGATTCAGGCCTTAAGGATGGTTTTCTCCAAGGG GTGAATTTGGTGGGAGGGTACTATGATGCAGGAGATCATGTAAAATTTGGATTGCCTATGGCATATAGTTTGACAATGCTAGGATGGAGTGTTGTTGACTACAGGAAGGAAATAGCAGACCTTAATCAGATGGGAAATACCTTGGCTGCTATTAAATGGGGTACTGATTACTTCATCAAAGCCCATACTCAGCCCAATGTCCTCTGGGCTCAG GTGGGAGATGGTGATTCTGATCACTATTGTTGGGAGAGAGCAGAAGATATGACAACACCAAGAACTGCTTACAAGCTTGATCCTAGCCACCCTGGTTCTGACCTTGCTGGTGAAGCTGCTGCTGCTTTGGCTGCTGCCTCTCTTGCATTCAAGCCTTATGACTCTTCCTACTCTAATCTCCTTTTAGTCCATGCAAAACAG CTATTCTCATTTGCGGATACCTTCAGaggtttgtatgatgattccaTTCCAAATGCTCAAGCATTCTACACATCATCTGGTTATTCG GACGAGCTTCTATGGGCTGCTGCATGGCTCTATCGAGCAACTTATGATGAGTACTACTTAAAGTATGTGGTGGACAATGCGGTATCTTTGGGAGGAACTGGATGGGCAGTCAAGGAATTTTCCTGGGACAACAAGTATGCTGGTGTTCAAATTCTTCTGACCAAG attctcttagacGGAGCTGGTGGATCATACACTCCAACATTGAAACAGTATCAGGCTAAAGCAGATTACTTTACCTGTGCTTGTTTGCAGAAAAATGATGGATACAACGTAGCCCTGACTCCTG GAGGCCTGATCTATGTTCGTGAATGGAATAATCTGCAATACGCTTCATCAGCTGCTTTCCTACTCGCCATGTACTCCGATTATCTTTctgagaaaaaaattgtattaacaTGTCCTGAAGGTCAAGTTCAACCATCAGATGTCCTCTCATTTGCTAAATCACAG GCTGATTACATTCTTGGTAAAAATCCCAAGGCCATTAGCTACTTAGTTGGTTATGGACAAAACTACCCAATCCACGTTCACCACAGAGGCGCCTCCATTGCCCCTATTTCAGTACTACATACTGCTGTTAGTTGTATAGAAGGATTTGAGACTTGGTATCGCCGCCCTCAGGCAAATCCCAATATTATCCACGGTGCCCTTTTGGGAGGTCCAAGCAAAACTGATGACTTCAGTGATGACAGGTCCAATTATGAACAAACTGAACCAACATTATCTGGTTCAGCTCCTCTTATAGGACTCTTCGTCAAGTTGCAGTCCCTCTCAGGCTATCCAG GTTCTTATCGTCATACATCACCAACACCATACCAGAAGCCTCCAG CTTCCTATCACCCACAGCCATCAACACCCTACTACAAGGCTCCAGGATCATCAAACTATAAAGCTCCAG GTGCACCAGTGACATTCTTGCACTCCATAATTTCTACATGGACAATTGGTCCAACAACTTACTACAAGCACAGAGTGGTGGTGAAGAACACATCTCAAAAGCAAATCACAAATCTTAAGTTTATAATTGAAAACCTTTCAGGATCATTGTGGGGGCTTAGTCCATGCCCAGAGAAGAACACATATGAGCTTCCTCAATGGATTAAAATACTAAAACCTGGTTCAGAACTCACTTTTGTATATGTTCAAGGAGGTGCTCAAGCCAAGGTTTCAATAAAGAGCTACCACTAA